From a region of the Calliphora vicina chromosome 4, idCalVici1.1, whole genome shotgun sequence genome:
- the LOC135956835 gene encoding serine/threonine-protein kinase rio2 — translation MMKLSLLLACLAVALAEKRVPQHGLIHQIQKGVAGPNPYIFLTVPKGRSQALVQGFEVIEENDNKTDNKKPIDENDDEEEADNDEENMSEDTDENDDDDDDNDDVQMDDDNDVDNDEEEIKDSLEKNTEEYDDADDNEDDDDDDLDNVMNMNLKLRKSHPQFKEAKSTQMMVSREHAGAILVPDQIIEIEGQSVIDENTGKPALLLPRAILDSIPDGSVVALMERSAEDETDAEAEARANRVIVRRRRKGARRNIKRRRGGNNRRVVNRRIVKRPAVNRRGVNRRGVNRRVVKKRGGNKRGGNKRRRNNKRNNVRVVRRGNRRGVNKRRVNRRRVSPYA, via the exons ATGATGAAATTGAGTTTGCTGCTGGCATGTCTGGCTGTTGCTTTGGCAG aAAAGCGTGTTCCCCAACATGGGCTTATACATCAAATTCAAAAGGGTGTGGCTGGTCCCAATCCCTACATTTTCCTAACTGTACCTAAAGGTCGTTCCCAGGCTTTGGTACAGGGCTTTGAGGTGATTGAAGAGAATGATAACAAAACTGATAATAAAAAACCTATTGATGAAAACGATGATGAGGAAGAAGCCGATAATGATGAAGAGAATATGTCAGAAGATACTGATGagaatgacgatgatgatgatgacaatgACGATGTACAAAtggatgatgataatgatgtagATAACGATGAAGAAGAAATCAAGGATTCTTTAGAAAAGAATACTGAAGAGTATGATGATGCTGATGATAAcgaagatgatgatgacgatgatctAGACAATGTCATGAACatgaatttaaaattgagaaagtCTCATCCCCAATTCAAGGAAGCCAAATCCACCCAAATGATGGTGTCCCGTGAACATGCCGGTGCCATTTTGGTGCCCGATCAGATCATCGAAATTGAGGGCCAAAGCGTCATTGATGAAAATACTGGTAAACCAGCTTTGTTATTGCCACGCGCCATTTTAGACTCCATACCCGATGGTAGTGTTGTAGCCTTAATGGAACGCTCTGCTGAGGATGAAACCGACGCTGAGGCTGAGGCACGTGCCAACCGAGTCATTGTCAGACGTCGCCGCAAGGGTGCCCGTCGCAATATCAAACGCCGTCGTGGTGGCAACAATCGTCGTGTTGTCAACAGACGTATTGTCAAAAGACCCGCTGTTAACAGACGTGGTGTAAATAGACGCGGCGTAAACCGTCGCGTTGTAAAGAAACGTGGTGGCAACAAGCGTGGTGGCAACAAACGCCGTCGTAACAACAAACGCAATAATGTACGTGTAGTACGTCGTGGTAATCGTCGTGGCGTCAACAAACGCCGCGTCAATCGTCGCCGTGTTTCCCCCTATGCCTAG
- the LOC135956832 gene encoding uncharacterized protein LOC135956832 encodes MKFLWLLFLALSALLLIQTTTAEVEVQRAVQENSDDKVIENKLLNEVETKNDMPLDDGEEHADDDENEEETEEVSMNDDSDDSDNEKKLEDEKSEQEVIVAGDVEAFKEEGMQRLARELRSFHNSNALARSNNQRLDEDDEEAIAEERAIRKRQRVRRRKTKNKIKRTNKNRHVANRRRSSNNKSKNKNSLRRKSSNKSKAKYSKKNRGSNSGTRRRNTRRNGVRRNTRRGGNRKRGYRYSKRGLRSKSGHKRRRSNKKRKQRGANRPRKSESDAMLMASDDKNSQTPVAEEVAQPIQQAEQPAEATQQ; translated from the exons atgaaatttttgtggTTATTGTTTTTGGCCCTGAGTGCCTTGTTGTTAATACAAACAACTACAGCAG AAGTTGAAGTACAACGTGCAGTACAAGAAAATTCTGATGACaaagtaattgaaaataaacttCTTAACGAGGTGGAAACTAAAAATGATATGCCATTAGACGATGGCGAAGAACACGCAGATGATGACGAAAATGAGGAGGAAACTGAAGAAGTTTCTATGAATGACGATAGTGATGATAGTGACAACGAGAAAAAGCTCGAAGATGAAAAATCTGAGCAGGAAGTTATAGTTGCTGGCGATGTGGAGGCTTTCAAAGAGGAAGGCATG CAACGTTTAGCGCGTGAATTGAGAAGCTTCCACAATTCGAATGCTCTAGCCAGAAGCAATAACCAAAGGTTAGACGAAGATGATGAGGAAGCTATAGCCGAAGAACGTGCCATACGCAAGCGTCAACGTGTGCGCAGGCGCAAGACCAAAAACAAGATCAAACGTACTAACAAAAACAGGCATGTAGCCAATCGCCGTAGATCCTCCAACaacaaatccaaaaataagaactcaCTACGTCGCAAATCTTCCAATAAGTCAAAAGCCAAATACTCTAAAAAAAATCGCGGTTCTAACAGCGGCACCAGAAGAAGAAACACCAGACGTAATGGAGTAAGACGTAACACCCGCAGAGGTGGCAATCGTAAGCGTGGTTATCGTTACAGCAAACGTGGTTTGCGTTCCAAGAGTGGCCACAAACGTCGCCGTTCGAACAAAAAGAGAAAGCAACGTGGTGCAAACAGACCACGCAAATCTGAAAGCGATGCTATGTTAATGGCCTCCGATGACAAGAATTCCCAAACGCCCGTGGCTGAGGAGGTTGCCCAACCCATTCAGCAAGCTGAACAGCCAGCAGAGGCCACTCAGCAATGA